The following proteins are co-located in the Noviherbaspirillum sp. UKPF54 genome:
- a CDS encoding alpha/beta fold hydrolase yields the protein MKPSRSEFITIRGLRYHVRHWGNEDAPTLFMLHGWMDVAASFQFVVDCLQRDWHVIAPDWRGFGLTESGGGDCYWFPDYLGDLDALLAHYSPHDPVNLLGHSMGGNIACIYAGVRPQRVQRLINLEGFGLPAARPEQAPGRYAKWLDELREPPQLRAYPTLAQVAARLQKNNPRLTDERAAFVAGHWAARNDRGEWAILADPAHKLANPVLYRIEEVLACWQAITAPVLWVEADDTNAWRWMGTREQARAEVDRRIGFIPNVATALISNAGHMLHHDQPQALAALIEDFLA from the coding sequence ATGAAACCTTCCCGTTCAGAATTCATTACGATACGCGGATTGCGCTATCACGTACGGCACTGGGGCAATGAAGACGCGCCTACGCTGTTCATGCTGCACGGCTGGATGGATGTCGCGGCTTCCTTTCAATTCGTGGTCGATTGCCTGCAGCGCGACTGGCACGTGATCGCACCGGACTGGCGCGGATTCGGACTGACCGAGAGCGGCGGCGGCGATTGCTACTGGTTTCCCGATTACCTGGGCGACCTCGATGCCTTGCTGGCGCATTACTCGCCGCACGACCCTGTCAACCTGCTTGGACATAGCATGGGCGGCAACATCGCCTGCATCTATGCCGGGGTGCGGCCGCAGCGCGTCCAACGTCTGATCAACCTGGAAGGTTTCGGCTTGCCGGCGGCCCGGCCCGAGCAGGCGCCGGGCCGTTACGCAAAATGGCTGGATGAATTGCGCGAGCCGCCGCAGTTGCGCGCCTACCCGACACTGGCGCAGGTTGCCGCGCGCCTGCAGAAAAACAATCCGCGCCTGACCGACGAACGCGCTGCGTTCGTGGCCGGCCACTGGGCAGCGCGCAACGACCGGGGCGAGTGGGCCATTCTCGCCGATCCCGCGCACAAGCTTGCCAACCCGGTGCTCTACCGCATCGAGGAAGTGCTGGCGTGCTGGCAAGCGATTACTGCGCCGGTGCTGTGGGTGGAAGCGGACGATACTAATGCATGGCGCTGGATGGGAACAAGGGAGCAGGCGCGCGCCGAGGTCGACCGCCGGATCGGGTTCATCCCCAACGTCGCCACTGCGCTTATCAGCAACGCCGGCCACATGCTGCATCACGATCAGCCGCAAGCGCTGGCGGCATTGATCGAAGACTTTCTCGCATAG
- a CDS encoding 3',5'-nucleoside bisphosphate phosphatase: MLNVDLHCHSTVSDGALAPSEVAARAKANGVDVWALTDHDEVGGIAQARDAAHALGMRHVTGVEISVTWASKTVHIVGLRFDETDENLVRGLAGTRSGRERRAHEMAAQLAAIGIPGAFEGALTYVGNPDLISRTHFARYLVERGVCRDTADVFRNYLIEGKPGYVPHRWARLKDAVGWIRGAGGIAVVAHPGRYNFSDLELDAFLNEFKQLGGAGIEVVTGSHTPEEFVRFAEVARRYGFLASRGSDFHAAGESQSDLGTLPPLPASLVPVWHDWRM, encoded by the coding sequence ATGCTCAACGTCGACCTGCACTGTCATTCCACCGTTTCCGACGGCGCCCTGGCGCCTTCCGAGGTGGCCGCGCGCGCCAAGGCCAATGGCGTGGATGTGTGGGCATTGACCGACCATGACGAGGTCGGCGGCATTGCTCAGGCGCGCGATGCGGCGCATGCGCTGGGCATGCGCCACGTGACCGGTGTCGAGATTTCGGTTACCTGGGCAAGCAAGACTGTGCACATTGTCGGGCTGCGGTTCGACGAAACCGATGAAAACCTGGTGCGCGGGCTGGCCGGCACGCGCTCCGGGCGCGAGCGCCGAGCCCATGAAATGGCCGCGCAACTGGCCGCCATCGGCATCCCCGGCGCCTTCGAGGGCGCATTGACCTATGTCGGCAATCCCGACCTGATTTCGCGCACGCATTTCGCCCGCTATCTCGTCGAGCGCGGCGTCTGCCGTGACACCGCCGACGTGTTCCGCAATTACCTTATCGAGGGAAAGCCCGGTTACGTGCCGCACCGCTGGGCGCGGCTGAAGGATGCGGTCGGCTGGATTCGCGGCGCCGGCGGCATTGCCGTAGTCGCACATCCTGGACGCTACAATTTCAGCGATCTTGAGCTGGATGCGTTCCTGAACGAGTTCAAGCAACTCGGCGGCGCAGGCATCGAAGTGGTGACCGGCAGCCACACGCCGGAAGAATTCGTGCGCTTTGCCGAAGTCGCACGCCGTTACGGATTCCTTGCCTCGCGCGGCTCGGATTTCCATGCCGCCGGCGAGTCGCAGTCGGACCTCGGTACCTTGCCGCCGCTGCCCGCATCGCTCGTTCCTGTGTGGCACGACTGGCGCATGTAA
- the htpX gene encoding protease HtpX, which produces MKRIILFLATNLAVMLVMSVVLSLLGVNRYLSANGLQLGTLMVYSLVVGFTGAIVSLLMSKQMAKWSTGARVIDAPSSSTELWLVDTVKKLADSAGIAMPEVAVYEGEPNAFATGAFKNSALVAVSTGLLQGMTKDEVEAVLGHEIAHVANGDMVTLTLIQGVVNTFVVFLARVVGYVIDRQLSRDNDRGPGIGYAVTVFVCEIVFGILASMIVAWFSRYREFRADAGSAKLLGSPQPMVKALARLGGLEPPEHMPQAFKAFGINGGGGGLGALFASHPPIEERIAALRGAR; this is translated from the coding sequence ATGAAACGAATCATCCTTTTCCTTGCCACCAACCTTGCCGTGATGCTGGTGATGTCGGTGGTGTTGTCGCTGCTTGGCGTAAATCGCTATCTGTCCGCCAATGGTTTGCAGCTCGGCACGCTGATGGTGTATTCGCTGGTCGTCGGTTTCACTGGCGCGATCGTGTCCCTGCTGATGAGCAAGCAGATGGCCAAATGGTCGACCGGCGCGCGGGTGATCGATGCCCCATCGTCGTCGACCGAATTGTGGCTGGTCGATACCGTGAAAAAGCTGGCCGACAGCGCCGGCATCGCGATGCCGGAAGTCGCCGTCTATGAGGGCGAGCCGAATGCGTTCGCCACCGGCGCCTTCAAGAATTCCGCACTGGTCGCGGTGTCGACCGGTTTGCTTCAAGGTATGACCAAGGACGAGGTCGAGGCGGTGCTCGGCCACGAGATCGCGCACGTAGCGAATGGCGACATGGTGACCCTGACCCTGATCCAGGGCGTGGTGAACACCTTCGTCGTGTTCCTGGCGCGCGTGGTCGGTTACGTGATCGACCGGCAGTTGTCCCGCGATAACGATCGCGGGCCGGGCATCGGATACGCGGTGACCGTGTTCGTATGCGAAATCGTGTTCGGCATTCTGGCCTCGATGATCGTCGCGTGGTTCTCGCGCTATCGCGAATTCCGCGCCGATGCCGGTTCCGCGAAGCTGCTGGGAAGCCCGCAGCCGATGGTCAAGGCGCTGGCGCGCCTGGGCGGGCTGGAGCCGCCGGAACACATGCCGCAAGCATTCAAGGCGTTCGGCATCAATGGCGGCGGAGGCGGCCTGGGTGCCTTGTTCGCCAGCCATCCGCCTATCGAAGAGCGCATCGCCGCGCTGCGCGGTGCGCGTTGA
- a CDS encoding L-threonylcarbamoyladenylate synthase has protein sequence MSQIFHIHPDNPQLRLVRQAAQIIHAGGIVALPTDSCFALVCHLDDKGAVERLRRIRGVDEKHHLTLLCRDLSEIAQYAKVDNSQYRLLKAATPGPYTFILEATKEVPRRLSHPSRKTIGLRVPENQIACALLEELGQPLLGTTLILPDESEPLTDPEEVNDRIGRQIELTIDGGACSLEPTTVIDLTGDEPELLRQGRGDAALFGL, from the coding sequence ATGAGCCAAATTTTTCATATTCATCCGGATAATCCACAACTGCGGCTGGTCCGCCAGGCGGCGCAAATCATCCACGCCGGCGGCATCGTCGCGCTGCCGACCGATTCCTGCTTCGCGCTGGTCTGCCACCTGGACGACAAGGGCGCGGTGGAACGCTTGCGGCGCATCCGCGGCGTCGATGAAAAGCACCATCTCACTTTGCTGTGCCGCGATCTTTCCGAAATCGCCCAGTACGCGAAAGTCGACAATAGCCAGTATCGCCTGCTCAAGGCCGCCACGCCCGGGCCGTACACCTTTATCCTGGAAGCGACCAAGGAAGTGCCGCGCCGCCTGAGCCACCCGTCGCGCAAGACCATCGGCCTGCGCGTGCCGGAAAACCAGATCGCGTGCGCGTTGCTGGAAGAGCTGGGGCAGCCATTGCTGGGCACGACGCTGATCCTGCCCGATGAAAGTGAGCCGCTGACCGACCCGGAAGAGGTGAACGACCGGATCGGGCGCCAGATCGAATTGACGATCGACGGCGGCGCGTGCAGCCTGGAGCCGACGACCGTCATCGACTTGACCGGCGACGAGCCCGAGCTGCTGCGCCAGGGGCGCGGCGACGCTGCCCTGTTCGGGCTTTGA
- a CDS encoding site-2 protease family protein, translating to MDQLIQKIAVFALPVLFAITLHEAAHAYAAKYFGDATAYLQGRMSLNPVKHIDLVGTIIIPAVLFFVGSPVLLGYAKPVPIDFGKLRKPKRDMAWVALAGPAANFVMALMWLIFFILLQAMHVDEAFFTEMARAGVYINLILLAFNLFPLPPLDGGRVLTSVLPHKYAYKFAQIEPYGFFIVLALVYFNILSLWMVPVRAVAELLLSLLVSPLKILLT from the coding sequence ATGGATCAACTTATTCAAAAGATTGCAGTGTTTGCACTGCCGGTGCTGTTCGCAATCACGCTGCATGAAGCCGCGCACGCCTACGCCGCCAAATACTTCGGAGATGCGACCGCCTACCTGCAGGGACGCATGAGCCTCAATCCGGTCAAGCATATCGATCTTGTCGGCACGATCATCATTCCCGCCGTGCTGTTTTTCGTCGGCAGCCCGGTGCTGCTGGGCTATGCCAAGCCGGTTCCGATCGATTTCGGCAAGCTGCGTAAACCGAAGCGCGACATGGCATGGGTGGCGTTGGCCGGGCCGGCCGCGAATTTCGTCATGGCGCTGATGTGGCTGATCTTCTTCATACTGCTGCAGGCCATGCATGTCGACGAGGCTTTCTTCACCGAGATGGCAAGGGCCGGCGTCTACATTAATCTGATCCTGCTGGCATTTAACCTGTTTCCGCTGCCGCCGCTTGACGGCGGCCGGGTGCTGACCAGCGTATTGCCGCACAAGTACGCTTACAAGTTTGCGCAGATCGAACCCTACGGTTTTTTCATTGTGCTGGCGCTGGTGTATTTCAATATCCTGTCCCTGTGGATGGTTCCGGTGAGAGCGGTGGCCGAACTGCTGCTTTCGCTTCTCGTTTCCCCCCTCAAAATTCTTTTGACCTGA
- a CDS encoding tryptophan--tRNA ligase — MYPDRVVSGMRPTGALHLGHYHGALKNWIKMQSELPCLFFVADWHALTTHYDDPSAIESNTWDMVIDWLAAGVDPSQATLFIQSKVPEHAELHLLLSMATPLGWLERVPTYKDQQEKLADRDLATYGFLGYPLLQAADVLIYRASLVPVGEDQIPHIEMMREIARRFNHLYGKEKGFEEKAKEAVKKLGSKRAKIYNELRTEYQEQGKEDALEQAKAMLDEAQNLSMIDRERLFGYLEGSRKLILVEPQARLTEASRLPGLDGQKMSKSYGNAIALREDKDSVVKKVRTMPTDPARVRRTDPGEPEKCPVWQLHQVYSDNDTKDWVLKGCRSAGIGCLECKQPVIDAVLKEQEPMRERAQKYIDDPSLVRAIVADGCDKARKLAQETMRDVREAMGLSYS, encoded by the coding sequence ATGTATCCCGATCGCGTTGTTTCCGGCATGCGTCCGACTGGAGCGCTGCACCTTGGCCATTATCACGGTGCCCTCAAAAACTGGATCAAGATGCAATCCGAATTGCCTTGCCTTTTTTTCGTCGCCGATTGGCATGCGCTGACGACCCATTACGACGACCCCAGCGCGATCGAAAGCAATACCTGGGACATGGTGATCGACTGGCTGGCCGCCGGCGTCGATCCGTCCCAGGCCACGCTGTTCATCCAATCCAAAGTGCCGGAGCACGCCGAACTGCACCTGCTGCTGTCGATGGCCACGCCGCTTGGCTGGCTCGAGCGCGTGCCGACCTACAAGGACCAGCAGGAAAAGCTGGCCGACCGCGATCTCGCCACGTACGGCTTTCTCGGCTATCCGCTGCTGCAGGCGGCCGATGTGCTGATCTACCGCGCCAGCCTGGTGCCGGTGGGCGAAGACCAGATTCCGCACATCGAGATGATGCGCGAAATCGCGCGCCGCTTTAATCACCTGTACGGCAAGGAAAAAGGCTTCGAAGAGAAAGCCAAGGAAGCGGTCAAGAAGCTCGGCAGCAAGCGCGCCAAGATCTACAACGAGCTGCGCACCGAATATCAGGAGCAGGGCAAGGAGGACGCGCTGGAGCAGGCCAAGGCCATGCTCGACGAGGCGCAGAACCTGTCGATGATCGACCGCGAGCGCCTGTTCGGCTATCTCGAAGGCAGCCGCAAGCTGATCCTGGTCGAACCGCAAGCGCGTCTGACCGAGGCATCCAGGCTGCCCGGACTCGACGGCCAGAAAATGTCGAAGAGCTACGGCAATGCGATCGCGCTGCGCGAAGACAAGGATTCCGTCGTCAAGAAGGTGCGCACCATGCCGACCGACCCGGCGCGGGTGCGCCGCACCGACCCGGGCGAGCCGGAGAAGTGCCCGGTCTGGCAGTTGCACCAGGTGTATTCCGACAACGACACCAAGGATTGGGTCTTGAAGGGCTGCAGGTCGGCCGGCATCGGCTGCCTCGAATGCAAGCAACCGGTGATCGACGCGGTCCTCAAGGAGCAGGAGCCGATGCGCGAGCGTGCGCAAAAATACATCGACGATCCGTCGCTGGTGCGCGCGATTGTCGCCGACGGCTGCGACAAGGCGCGCAAGCTGGCGCAGGAAACCATGCGCGACGTGCGCGAGGCGATGGGCCTGAGCTACAGCTAG
- a CDS encoding bifunctional 2-polyprenyl-6-hydroxyphenol methylase/3-demethylubiquinol 3-O-methyltransferase UbiG — protein MDHSAIGRASPWVIRFAPLIPTGEVLDLACGAGRHARLLASLGHPVTAVDRDADALAQTAGPGIATLRADLEVDAPRSGWPFGAGRFAGIVVTNYLHRPLFPHILDSLAPGGVLIYETFAMGNERFGKPSSPRFLLQKGELLDLVCVGTIKPHVLAFEDGYILDPRPAMVQRICAVKGSGATPEHSLRLT, from the coding sequence ATGGACCATTCCGCAATCGGGCGGGCGTCGCCATGGGTGATTCGCTTCGCCCCGTTGATTCCGACCGGCGAAGTGCTGGACCTGGCATGCGGAGCGGGGCGCCATGCCCGCTTGCTCGCATCGCTCGGACATCCGGTGACGGCGGTCGATCGCGATGCCGACGCATTGGCCCAAACGGCCGGTCCCGGTATCGCCACCCTGCGCGCCGACCTCGAGGTGGATGCGCCGCGTTCCGGCTGGCCGTTCGGCGCCGGTCGCTTTGCCGGCATCGTCGTCACCAACTACCTGCATCGTCCGCTCTTCCCGCATATCCTGGACAGCCTGGCTCCCGGCGGTGTTCTGATCTACGAAACGTTCGCCATGGGGAATGAGCGGTTTGGCAAGCCATCCAGTCCGCGCTTTTTGCTGCAGAAGGGTGAGTTGCTCGATCTGGTATGCGTCGGCACCATCAAGCCGCACGTGCTGGCCTTCGAGGATGGCTACATACTCGATCCCAGGCCGGCGATGGTGCAACGCATCTGCGCAGTAAAGGGTAGCGGCGCCACCCCGGAACATTCCCTGCGCCTGACCTGA
- the dapA gene encoding 4-hydroxy-tetrahydrodipicolinate synthase — translation MIQGSIVAIVTPMHPDGSLDLPGLRKLIDWHIAEGTDAIVIVGTTGESPTVSVEEHCELIKVAVEHTAKRIPIIAGTGGNSTAEAIELTRHAKNVGADASLQVVPYYNRPTQEGMYQHFRKIAEAVDLPVILYNVPGRTVADMSNDTILRLAQIPGIVGVKDATGNIARGTELLRLASKSFAVYSGDDPTAMALMFCGAKGNISVTANVAPREMHQLCAAAMAGKIEEAIALNNKLLPLHNKLFVEPNPVPVKWALAEMGLIPSGIRLPLVPLNATMHETVRAALRESGVLQ, via the coding sequence ATGATCCAGGGCAGCATAGTTGCAATCGTCACTCCCATGCACCCGGACGGCAGCCTCGACCTGCCGGGCCTGCGCAAACTAATCGACTGGCACATCGCCGAAGGCACGGATGCCATCGTCATCGTCGGCACCACCGGCGAATCGCCGACGGTGTCGGTCGAAGAGCACTGCGAACTGATCAAGGTCGCGGTCGAACACACCGCCAAGCGTATTCCGATCATTGCGGGCACCGGCGGCAATTCGACCGCCGAAGCCATCGAACTGACGCGCCATGCGAAGAACGTCGGTGCGGATGCATCGCTGCAGGTCGTGCCTTACTACAATCGGCCGACACAGGAAGGCATGTACCAGCATTTCCGCAAGATCGCCGAAGCGGTCGACCTGCCGGTGATCCTGTACAACGTGCCGGGCCGCACCGTCGCCGACATGTCCAATGACACGATCCTGCGCCTGGCGCAAATCCCCGGCATCGTCGGCGTCAAGGATGCGACCGGCAATATCGCGCGCGGGACCGAATTGCTTCGCCTTGCTTCGAAATCGTTTGCCGTGTACTCCGGCGACGATCCGACGGCGATGGCGCTCATGTTCTGCGGCGCAAAGGGCAATATCTCGGTGACCGCCAACGTCGCGCCGCGCGAAATGCACCAGCTCTGCGCCGCCGCCATGGCGGGCAAGATCGAAGAAGCGATCGCTCTCAACAACAAGCTGCTGCCGCTGCATAACAAGCTGTTTGTCGAGCCGAACCCGGTGCCGGTCAAGTGGGCGCTGGCTGAAATGGGCTTGATCCCGTCGGGTATACGCTTGCCGCTGGTGCCGCTCAACGCCACCATGCACGAGACGGTGCGCGCCGCGCTGCGCGAATCCGGTGTATTACAATAA
- the bamC gene encoding outer membrane protein assembly factor BamC, with translation MTICKNTRLAQRGLIYALAFAGLAGCGSFDSVLEPGKVDYKSAGKAPSLEVPPDLTQLQRENRYAIPEANRGTATASTYSQQQQATRPAATTAAATVAPNNAQDMHIERAGNQRWLVVKQPPEAVWPQIKDFWQDSGFLVNVEKPEAGVMETDWAENRAKIPQGILRETLGKALDSLYSTGERDKFRTRLERTADGGTEIYISHRGMQEVLVGQQKDSTMWTPRPSDPELEAEFLSRLMARLGTDTTRAKMSVEKAPEQPLRAKLVKEGNGGYVQVDEGFDRAWRRVGLALDRVGFTVEDRDRTQGLYFVRYVDPAQDAKSDKGFFAKLFSSSPDDKSKAQRYRVSVKGSGTVSQVAVLNNEGKPDTSSTADKILSLLNEQLK, from the coding sequence ATGACTATTTGCAAGAACACTCGCCTGGCTCAACGCGGGCTTATCTATGCGCTGGCGTTCGCCGGCTTGGCCGGTTGCGGCTCATTCGACTCGGTGCTGGAGCCAGGCAAGGTCGATTACAAGAGCGCTGGTAAGGCTCCGTCGCTGGAAGTGCCTCCCGATTTGACGCAACTTCAGCGCGAGAACCGCTATGCCATCCCGGAGGCAAATCGCGGCACCGCGACTGCTTCCACCTATTCGCAACAGCAGCAGGCGACGCGTCCGGCAGCCACCACCGCGGCTGCGACGGTCGCGCCAAACAATGCGCAGGACATGCATATCGAGCGCGCCGGTAATCAGCGCTGGCTCGTGGTCAAGCAGCCGCCGGAAGCGGTATGGCCGCAGATTAAGGACTTCTGGCAGGACTCTGGTTTTCTGGTCAACGTGGAAAAGCCGGAAGCCGGTGTGATGGAAACCGACTGGGCTGAAAATCGCGCCAAGATCCCCCAGGGCATACTTCGCGAAACCCTCGGCAAGGCGCTCGATTCGCTGTACTCCACCGGCGAGCGCGACAAGTTCCGTACCCGCCTGGAGCGCACTGCCGATGGCGGCACTGAAATCTATATCAGCCATCGCGGCATGCAGGAAGTGCTTGTCGGTCAGCAGAAAGACAGCACGATGTGGACGCCGCGCCCGTCGGATCCGGAGCTGGAAGCGGAATTCCTGTCGCGCCTGATGGCGCGCCTCGGCACCGATACCACGCGTGCCAAGATGAGCGTGGAGAAGGCGCCGGAGCAACCATTGCGGGCCAAGCTGGTCAAAGAGGGTAATGGCGGATACGTCCAGGTTGACGAGGGCTTCGATCGCGCATGGCGCCGTGTCGGCTTGGCGCTGGACCGTGTCGGATTTACCGTGGAAGACCGCGATCGCACTCAGGGACTGTACTTTGTGCGCTACGTCGATCCGGCGCAGGATGCCAAGTCCGACAAGGGTTTCTTTGCAAAATTGTTCTCGTCCAGCCCGGATGACAAGTCCAAGGCGCAGCGCTATCGCGTTTCCGTCAAGGGCAGTGGTACGGTCAGCCAGGTTGCGGTCCTGAATAATGAGGGCAAACCGGACACGTCGTCCACCGCAGACAAGATCCTGTCCCTCTTGAATGAGCAACTGAAGTAA
- a CDS encoding MBL fold metallo-hydrolase, which produces MKFASLGSGSEGNSLLISAASGTTRTTIMLDCGFPIRETERRLQRLGVSPADLSGIVVTHEHQDHVGGVFKFARRHRIPVWLSYGTHRAVQKQCDGVIFDFCRDGERFAIGDLELMPYTVPHDAREPVQYVASDGSAKLGVLTDAGQSTPHLIEVLGGCDALVLECNHDREMLANSTYPPSLRQRIGGSYGHLSNDTTAQILHMLDKSRLQTVVGAHLSKQNNMPELARAALSGVAGTGKIEILIACQEEGFSWLQAGA; this is translated from the coding sequence TTGAAGTTTGCCAGTCTCGGAAGCGGCAGCGAGGGTAACTCGCTGCTGATTTCCGCCGCGTCGGGTACGACGCGCACCACAATCATGCTGGACTGCGGTTTTCCCATCCGGGAGACCGAACGGCGCCTGCAACGGCTTGGCGTCAGCCCGGCCGATTTGTCCGGCATCGTGGTTACCCATGAACATCAGGATCATGTCGGCGGCGTATTCAAGTTCGCGCGCCGCCATCGCATCCCCGTCTGGCTCAGCTATGGCACCCATCGGGCTGTGCAAAAGCAATGCGACGGCGTCATCTTCGATTTTTGCCGTGACGGCGAACGGTTTGCTATCGGCGATCTGGAGCTGATGCCATATACGGTTCCGCATGATGCGCGCGAGCCGGTGCAGTATGTCGCCAGCGATGGGAGCGCGAAGCTCGGCGTATTGACCGATGCGGGACAATCGACTCCGCATCTGATCGAGGTGCTGGGTGGGTGCGATGCGCTGGTGCTGGAGTGCAACCACGACCGCGAGATGCTGGCGAACTCCACCTATCCGCCTTCCTTGCGTCAGCGTATCGGTGGCAGCTATGGCCACTTATCGAACGATACGACGGCACAAATCCTCCACATGCTGGACAAGTCGCGCTTGCAGACCGTCGTTGGCGCGCATTTGAGCAAGCAGAACAATATGCCTGAACTGGCGCGTGCCGCCTTGTCCGGCGTTGCGGGAACCGGGAAGATCGAGATTTTGATCGCCTGCCAGGAAGAGGGGTTCAGCTGGCTGCAGGCTGGCGCTTGA
- a CDS encoding cupin domain-containing protein — translation MKKLTLLGGLSPRQFLKDYWHKKPLLIRQAVPNFKPVLSRGQLFDLAQRDDVESRLIRHFDKQWQMQHGPQTELPPLDKNGWTLLVQGVNLHDAKADALMQHFRFIPDSRLDDLMISYATDTGGVGPHFDSYDVFLLQAHGRRRWRIGPQKDLSLIEGMPLKILKNFQPEQEFVLEPGDMLYLPPLYAHDGIAVGECMTYSIGFRTPSYQELGEGFLQFMTESIELPGRYADPDLEATSHPAEISRAMLSRVAAELEKIRFREEDIAIFLGEYLSEPKPTVFFIPPARPMKMERFTQTAAKRGIVLSRKTRMLYRGKHLFINGESFMVGRADKAALIALANDRRLPGADIPQVSPDVLEALFTWYRDGWLELA, via the coding sequence ATGAAAAAACTCACTCTGCTCGGCGGACTCTCGCCACGCCAGTTCCTGAAGGATTACTGGCACAAGAAACCGCTGCTGATCCGGCAAGCGGTCCCGAATTTCAAGCCTGTGCTGTCGCGTGGCCAGTTGTTCGACTTGGCGCAACGCGATGACGTGGAATCGCGCTTGATCCGCCACTTCGACAAGCAATGGCAGATGCAGCACGGCCCCCAGACCGAGCTGCCGCCCCTCGACAAGAATGGCTGGACACTGTTGGTTCAGGGCGTCAATCTGCATGACGCCAAGGCGGACGCACTGATGCAGCACTTCCGCTTCATTCCCGATTCCCGCTTAGACGACTTGATGATCAGTTACGCGACCGACACCGGCGGCGTCGGGCCGCATTTCGATTCCTACGATGTTTTCCTGCTGCAGGCGCATGGCCGGCGGCGCTGGCGCATCGGTCCGCAGAAAGACCTCTCGCTCATTGAAGGCATGCCGCTGAAAATCCTGAAAAATTTTCAGCCGGAGCAGGAATTCGTGCTGGAACCGGGCGACATGCTCTATCTCCCGCCCCTTTATGCGCATGACGGCATTGCCGTTGGCGAATGCATGACATACTCGATCGGCTTTCGCACCCCTTCTTACCAGGAACTTGGCGAGGGTTTTCTGCAATTCATGACGGAATCGATCGAGCTGCCGGGAAGATATGCCGACCCCGACCTGGAGGCGACCAGCCATCCCGCCGAAATCAGCCGCGCCATGTTGTCGCGCGTCGCGGCTGAATTGGAAAAAATCCGTTTCAGGGAAGAAGACATCGCCATCTTCCTGGGTGAATATCTATCGGAGCCGAAGCCGACCGTCTTTTTCATTCCGCCGGCACGTCCGATGAAGATGGAGCGCTTCACCCAGACCGCTGCCAAGCGCGGCATCGTGCTTTCGCGGAAAACCAGAATGCTGTACCGGGGCAAGCACTTGTTCATCAATGGCGAATCATTCATGGTCGGCCGCGCCGACAAAGCTGCGTTGATCGCATTGGCGAATGACCGTCGCCTTCCGGGAGCGGATATTCCGCAAGTTTCTCCGGATGTGCTGGAAGCCCTGTTTACCTGGTATCGGGACGGCTGGCTTGAGCTCGCATGA
- a CDS encoding peptidylprolyl isomerase codes for MKIAKNTVVTVHYKLSDAQGNLIEESRDPMVYLHGGYENTLPKIEEALDGQDVGYETTIQVEPEDAFGEYDPNLIKIEPRNRLPEPVEIGMQFEGTPDSEEAGDESLIFTVTDIADDKVVLDGNHPLAGMALRFTLNVADVRNASEEEVAHQHVHGAHGHHHGDDLGDDEEGDQFRSLPLQ; via the coding sequence ATGAAGATTGCCAAAAATACCGTGGTGACGGTGCACTACAAATTGTCGGATGCGCAAGGCAATCTGATTGAGGAAAGCCGTGATCCCATGGTGTATCTGCATGGCGGATACGAGAATACCTTGCCCAAGATCGAAGAGGCGCTCGACGGTCAGGACGTCGGCTACGAGACCACGATTCAGGTCGAGCCGGAAGATGCCTTCGGCGAGTACGATCCGAACCTGATCAAGATCGAGCCGCGCAACCGTTTGCCGGAACCGGTGGAAATCGGCATGCAGTTCGAAGGCACGCCCGACAGCGAGGAGGCAGGCGACGAATCGCTGATCTTTACCGTCACCGATATTGCGGACGACAAGGTCGTGTTGGATGGAAATCATCCGCTCGCGGGAATGGCGCTGCGCTTCACCCTGAATGTGGCAGACGTGCGCAATGCCAGTGAGGAGGAAGTGGCGCATCAGCATGTGCATGGCGCACATGGCCATCATCATGGAGACGATCTCGGCGATGATGAAGAGGGCGATCAGTTCCGCAGTCTTCCGCTGCAGTAA